One genomic region from Marinobacter szutsaonensis encodes:
- a CDS encoding mechanosensitive ion channel family protein, protein MAETFIGAVVEQLKKNLGDTVDAVGGGELDWGAFAIHAFSQLLISVFYVALFVGAYLIVIGLIRLVVGKRRAAHPLFGHVRTGVRYLMGLGALLVILAQFGAGAAFLAAMAKAALMALGFFVAWLVLGRLIRETMTRYRMDPSIRQLVENLFSVLAVTFAVVTVVAQFGFDVVSIVAGLGIVGIAVGFAAQSTLSNFIAGITLLIERPFRIGDWVTINGQDGKVVKIALRTTWLRTRDNIFTMIPNDSVASSDIINYSAEGATRLNIPVGIAYKESAQAAREVIMPVLRAHPEALQSAGMEPRVMMESLGDSSVNLKAQVWITPDNLDVQPRIMAEILEQIKEALDAAGIEIPFPHLQLFIDDAKGLKPVVEPLYPKLAGD, encoded by the coding sequence GCGGTTGGTGGCGGGGAGCTGGATTGGGGAGCATTTGCGATCCACGCTTTCAGCCAGTTGCTGATATCGGTGTTCTATGTCGCCCTGTTCGTTGGCGCCTACCTGATTGTGATCGGCCTGATCCGGCTGGTGGTTGGCAAGCGCCGGGCTGCCCATCCGTTATTCGGTCATGTGCGCACCGGGGTGCGTTACCTCATGGGCCTTGGCGCATTACTGGTGATTCTGGCCCAGTTCGGGGCGGGCGCCGCGTTCCTGGCTGCGATGGCGAAGGCTGCCCTGATGGCGCTCGGTTTCTTCGTGGCCTGGCTGGTGCTTGGCCGTCTGATCCGGGAGACGATGACCCGCTACCGGATGGATCCCTCGATCCGGCAGCTGGTGGAGAACCTGTTCTCGGTGCTGGCGGTCACTTTTGCGGTGGTCACGGTGGTTGCCCAATTCGGGTTCGACGTGGTCTCCATCGTGGCCGGGCTGGGTATCGTCGGTATCGCGGTGGGATTTGCTGCCCAGTCCACGCTGTCCAACTTTATCGCCGGTATCACCCTGCTGATCGAGCGTCCTTTTCGCATCGGTGACTGGGTGACGATCAACGGCCAGGATGGCAAGGTGGTGAAGATCGCCCTGCGTACCACCTGGCTGCGGACCCGGGATAACATCTTCACCATGATTCCCAACGACAGCGTGGCGTCCTCCGATATCATCAATTACAGCGCCGAGGGCGCGACACGACTGAATATTCCGGTGGGCATCGCCTACAAGGAGTCGGCACAAGCGGCCCGGGAGGTCATCATGCCGGTTTTGCGGGCGCACCCCGAGGCGCTGCAGTCGGCAGGCATGGAGCCCAGGGTGATGATGGAGAGCCTGGGGGATTCCTCGGTCAATCTGAAAGCACAGGTGTGGATCACGCCGGACAACCTGGATGTGCAGCCGAGGATCATGGCCGAGATCCTTGAACAGATCAAAGAGGCGCTGGATGCCGCCGGTATCGAGATACCTTTCCCGCATCTGCAATTGTTTATCGATGACGCCAAGGGGCTGAAACCGGTGGTGGAGCCCCTGTACCCGAAACTGGCGGGCGACTGA